The Osmerus mordax isolate fOsmMor3 chromosome 5, fOsmMor3.pri, whole genome shotgun sequence DNA window CCTCAGTGACCCGGGACGTCCAGAGGTGTGGGAGAGAACTGACATCGAGCAGGAGGCCGGACTCAGGGACACCCAAACGGAACCATCACACCGAGATACTGAAGGCAGAACTGTCCACGCCGGAAAAGGATCCCAACAGGTTATACCAGTGGAGTGTCTAGACCATGGCTGTCAAGGTAGGGCTCTGAGTGGAACTGACACACTTGAAACATCATGGTCACTGTGTCTGCAGTCATTTGGTCAGACCAATAATGTGGTGTTTTGGAAATATCTAATTCAATGGCGATTCAAAGCCGTGGTGTTGGTACTGATTTGGCTGTGACTGTCAGTTGGATCCGATTGTAAGAGGGGTGATTGGCTGCTGGATGAAGTTGTTAGGAGTGAGGCTTATTGAGGAAGGCCCAACTCAAGCTGAGACGTTCCAGTGCTCTTCTTGGCTGCTAGGGGTTgttgtggaaacacacacttacactgagttcacttcctgttcctgtacaCACTCATGTCCACACTtttcatgacacacacacatccaaagacACTGATAAATGATTGTGCACAGTCTCTCATACAGACCTGTgcaagtacagacacacacacacacacacactgatacttaaacacacaaaacatgctGTCCTCTAGGTTGTGACAGAACTTTGGATTTTCAAAGTTCCACCAAAAATAACCTGCTCTCAGTGGTGGTGAATGCCTGTTATGCAGAATCTAACAACATAACAAGGTTAGCCTCTCACTGTGAGCCAACAAACAACTTTAACAGACCTGATAGTGAAATCTGCTCAGCCTAGAGAGTCTTCTCCACCAAACCCTGCTGGGTGTCTCTCTcaagctctctcacacagattCACTCACGcaggcacagagacacagacacactgacatttCTGGAGCttttcgtcatttgcctgatccatccctcttccctccctctctctgctaccTCTCCACAGGTCTGGGTGTGAAGGCTGCCGAGGACTCGGCTGCGGGGGCCATGGAGAGCGGGGATCATCCAGTGGGGGGCGACGATGAAAGCCCCTCTGAAGCCAGCTctccctgggagagagaggaggtcccAAGAGGGGGTCACCAGggccagaccagccctgactgCTCAGAGGACATGGAGGATACAGACTCTCTGGTGTCTGAGCGCTtgctctctcccagctctggaGCTGAGGAACAGGGTCTTAGCCCTCACCCGTCTTGGGCCCTGGCGTTCCACGGGGAAGACTGCTTCAGCCAGGAGGTGGTCAACTACACCCTGAACCTGGGACAGCACGCCCAATCTCCTTGTCTGGAGCAGAAAACACAGGTGGGTGACCTGGGAGAAGAGGTTGGGCATCAAATAGAACAGAACAGCTGTGAATCATGGCCGAACTCGGTTCTTGAGCTTGTCCAAATAACACTTTTGAAAGGTACGTAGAGTAATGTACTGTGTGTTTTTAAAGCATTACTTTTAGCAATTGTTTTATCAGTCAAGTGGTAAAAATAGGTTTGTGATTAGATAAACCAAAGAGCAAAGCGGGGTGAATTACATAAAGAATTAGCAATTCAATAGCATCCGCATCCTCATTACCGTAATTGAATTTAGTGTTCTCTGTAGCCAGTGTTCCCTATTCACTCAACACTTTTGGTATGAACACTTTCTAATTTGAACAAGATCGAATTTGGTTGTTGGATATTGCATTTCAGTTATTTAACATAATGTATTCAGTCACCTTTGACAAAGTTAAACAGTAAAAAGTTATTTGAGGTAATGCAATTGTCTTGTATCTAGAAAAACATGCAGGATCATAGGCAATCATTTTTTTAATTAGATACtatttgttttggttttgttttgtttacccGCAAcatgtacaatacaatacatcTATGAGATTATCTAATTAAGGtggcaaaatatttttttatataatcaTTTGAACAAGGGCTAGGTCAAGCTTTTGGatgaaaaggaagagagggattagGATAACTGGCTCATTATTTTAGTCAAACTTGCATTGTAGATGAACATGATCAATCCTCTCTATTTGGTGGTGAGGGTATTATCATTTGTAATAGAATTCTAATGACTCGGCTTTGTCTGTTAGTGGGCTTTGAAATCAGTGCTGCTGTTCTATAACCTGAGTAGTCCAACAGGACCACTCTCAGGTTTTAAAGGACGAGAGGTTTCTATTGGAGTAGATCAGGTCTCTCTCACTTCAAAAGATCTATTGATTTCGGTTTCCATGGTGAAGGATTCAAGGGAACAGCCACTGGATGTGCTCATGGGCTGTTTTATGTGTGCCTGACATGGCTTTGTATTGAGTGAATGTTTTTATCATATAGGAGCTTCAACAGCAGCTGATAATAGAGACTAGGAATCTGAAAAAGACCAGAACATTCTACCAAAGGCTGCTCCATCAGGAGAGGAAAAACAGAGGTACCTTTTATTGAGCCCCTAGACATCCCTTGCTCTCTAGAATGAGCTGCTAGTTAGAGATTCAGGTATGACCTAATGAGTATTCACTTCTACAGGTTCTGAGACCAAGCTCATGCTGTCTAAATTAAAGGGCCAACTTGAGGAGCTCAAAACCAAAGTGGAGTTTCTGGATTCAGTGAAGAAATATCTTGAGGTAAAGAAATTGACCTGACACCCACTTACTAGTAATTATTGAAATCAAAATATCCtaattcaggtggctgagcggttagggaatcgggcttgtaatcagaaggttgccagttagattcccggccgtgtcaaaaggcgttgtgtccttgggcaaggcacttcaccctacttgcctcgggggggaaatgtccctgtactaactataagtcgctctggataagagcgtctgctaaatgactaaatgtaaatgtaattcaaaTTATTCAGTGTTATTGAGACCCAGACTGTGATTGTCTGGGTGGCCAGGTGTTGAGTATCGATCGGTGGGGTGTAGAGgcatccctgctcccctccctggcTGCACGTGGTCCTGGCTCTCTGGAGCTCCAGGCCTCTGAGGACTCTACGGTGCTCAGCTTTGGGACTGGCAGAGGGAAGACCACCTTGCAGGCTGGATCCCCCTTTGGCCTCATGGCCTACTTGTATGCTAGGTAGGACTCACATTATATTACACATAAATCATGTACAGTGGGCCTCCAGGATTAGCATGGTTCCTTACTCATGTACTCCCCCTGGTGGGCTTGGTGACTAACTGCTCATTAGACTGTATATCTGATATGAATTCCAGAACCTGGATGGAATTTATCACCACGTTTGATCTCAATGTCGCATCTAAGATTAATGAATCAACTGGTTCCCACAGAAAACTAGACATAGTAAACAATGTTCCCTTCCTTTCTGTTAGAAATGCACCTTTGGAGGGCTATATCCAGCAGTTCCTGTACACTTATCGTTATTTCTGCGCTCCAAAGGAGTTCCTACAGTTCCTGATGGATAACTTCAGCAGAGCGGCAGGGTACAGCTATATGTAATTACAGTAGCTACTGTGATAGTGCTCATTAAAACTCTGAGAACACAATTGAATCTTAGGAGATTCTTTTTTGTGTTGGTGATTTTTAGGTATTTGTGTACATATGTCTGTGCACACAcatttgtatgtctgtgtgtgcctgttcccTAGAAGTGATTCAGACATAGAAGGGGACAGTGCTAAGGTGTACCATCGCAGTCTGGACCTGTTGGAGGCTTGGCTGGCTGACTGTAGGCTGGTGGACTTCAGCCCGGAGTCCAGTCTACACAACACCCTAGAAAACTTCCTCACGTCCAAGGTAGCTAAACAACTGACTGTTCACACACAATTAGTTTGAAGTTAATTTTTCAAATCATTATTGGATCTCCAAACTAGCAATCGGTCGGGGATGTTGAGCATCTCTGTGaatctttatttttattttatttattttttcagtgAACATCCATTTCAACTTTGCTTTCATTTCTGTATAGTGACTTCCTTTCACACAAACCCTGTTTGAACTGTCATATCGACCAGCCAAAACAGTCTTGGTACGGTCTGCATTTTCAAACTTGCGGCCATAATGTCACATCATATGCTACGTCACACAATATGTGATGTATTTTGTATTATGTGTTTTTGTCCAGGTGTCTCCTGTggacagcaggggggagagcCTTCTAGCCACACTCCAGCGTTCTCCTAAGAAGAGGTGGAGCCAGGGATCCAGCAGCCCAATCAgcatgcaggaggaggaggacttgcAATCTGTCCACTCCTTGTATAGAAAGAACTCCATTGAGGACCCTGGGAGGAAGGTCAGGCCAGCTCATGTTCATTCAATACACAGCTTTCAATCATCCACCAGTGCACAACCAATTAAAATGTATATAGATTTCCATTGATGCTGACATCTCAGGAAAaaggtgtctgtgcgtgtgtgtagggctTCCAGTGGAGGTTCTCCAGAGTGGTGGAGCCCCAGGCATCCCTGCCCAAGGAGAAGGCGTACTCCATAGCGGCAGCCCTGCCGCGGCCCTGCTACAGCTCCCTGATGGAGGACCTGTCCAGCGTCTGCCTTCGCAGCGAGGAGCGCCAGCCCTTCAGCCAGAACGAACACAGCGCTCAGCACATAGCACAGCAGCTCACCATGTTGCAGCAggtaccgacacacacacacacatctgcaaacacacacgtgaacacataCTTCTTAATTTCGCTCACAAACAAATACTCATTCTTTCAACACGAGGGAGAGACAAATAGGTCACTGATATCACATTCTAAATACAGGAGATGTTCCAAGGCTGTCACCCAGTTCACTTCCTGAATTCTCGAGCACAGGGAGTGAGAGATAAGGCGACTTGCAAGTGAGTATCCCACCCCTTAATCTCTCAGGGTTGTCTGTAAGTGACTCCTTTGTTATTTTAATGTTCTTCACTCTCATATCCACCAGAAGTGTGTCCCACCATCTccctccagcagagggcagcagtctctttgtgtgtgacaggccaACTCAGGACAGCCCCCTCCAGCAGCTGCTTAGATATGCTGACAGTTTCACCAACTGGGTCTCAGCTGAGATTGTTATATGTGACTCTGTGAAGGTGAGATATATCCCTCTTGTCAGCCCTGCATTCATATTCAACCTTCTGCTGCCTGACTTAGCAAATGCAAAGACTGGGGTTTGCCCCATCCTCATCCCCCTTTCCTAAACCTgtacccacccctccctccccttctcaccATTGTCTCACTGGTACATAAATTAGCTTTTCAAAGGAATGATAGAAGTTTATCATGTTGCTATTTTTTATTGCAGACGCAAGCAGCTTTGCTGACTAAGTTTCTGTTAACTGCTAAACACTGCTATGAGTCCAGAGACTTTTCTACGACCATGCAGATCCTTGGAGGGCTAGAGAATGTGATTGTACGGCAGTTACCGGTGGGTTTTATGTCAAATAAACAGAATAAATTCTATTAAAATACAACTGTATCTTGGCATCAAGAAACACATTAAGAAGAGTTAAGAAAACCGCCATTTGGATCCCCTTGGTGTGTCTCAAAAGACAGATTGCAACTGCACTTTATTTACTGTTGTCTTGAATTGAATGTTCTACTTCTTGCTTACTAAATAAACCTGTCTTTCTTGCCTACAGGCTTGGAAACATCTGTCTGCTAAAGTGTGTGAGATTCTAGAGGAGCTACGTGCTGTGCAGGTGTGGTTGTGgtttagtgtttgtttgtgtcattttgtttctgtgtgttcacGAACAATCTGGTGTTTTTATTTCTCTGCCTCGCTTCATGCTGTTCATATGTTGAGGCCTGTGCTGCAAGGCAAATCAGTGGAAAAAACAAGTATATTTTAGCATGTGTAAAATGCTGTGATTCATTTACAGCTGCCCGGGTTTTTATTGTGTTGCTTTCGAAAAGATACATTTGAGGttctttgaaaacaaaataaactTACTAGCAGAAAATAACACACGCTTACtaactctctgtctttcctcaaACGTAGAACTTATTACTGTGAGATAATTTGACAGGAAAACTTGTAAACATCCAATTCCCCCCACAGGTCTTTCTGAAGAGTGACAACCTGTGTCTGATGGGTGGAGATCAGGGAAGGAGGagacccaccctcccctccgcccACATCCTGGCTATGCACCTTCAGCAGCTGGAGATCGGGGCCTTCACCCTGACCAGCGGGGCCTACAAATGGCCCAAGCTCAGGTGAAATGACCCACACTATAACTGCATTGGTCACCACAGTAGAACTCATCGACAGGTTCAGAAGTAATCAAATAAGTAGTCAAATACAAATCCATCACCCCCCTTTCCCAAGCCCGACATAGATATTAACTTTGTCCTGACGTAAGAAAGTCGGCCAAGTTGTCACCAAACTCAGCTGGCACTAGTTTCTCCacgtccttctcctcccacttcaaTATGGCGGCCAGATGCTAGGGTCAGCACGAGTCACGGTAGACGTTAATGACACAGCTGCCTGATCCACCGTCGTCGTGTAGGATTTGGGTTCTTCTTGCCGTTGCCATAGTCTGGCCAGATGGCATTTGGAGAAGGGCACGTGATTGGTGGAGATGAGGCTGGACAGGTGGTGAGACACGCATGGTTGTAGCCAGATGCTGGGGTCAGGAGGGTTGgcgggcagaggcagagacacagcTGGTGGAGCTGGACCCAGggttacccctcccctctcaaatTCAGGTCACTCACATACTGGATGCTGAACATACTCAGGTACATCATGCTAGCCATATTACAGTGCTCCAGCTCCCTGGAAACAAGCTTGTTtttctcccttcatcccctctctctctctctctctctctctctctctctctctctctctttctctctctctccttcttccctgttcccctcccccatccttcctctcttccgtCCATGGTCACACAGGACCATAGCGAAGGTAGTGAGCCAGGTGCATGCGTTCCAGGACAGCGTGTTCTCCTACAGTGCTGACCCAGACCTCCAGGCTTACCTGAGGCTGCGCATTGCCCACCTCAGCAACTGTGACGTCCACCTGCTGGCCGCAGACAACGACGCCAACTTCCACCAGCTCCAcgccgacaaacacacacgcctcatCCAGGACACTCTGAGGAGAGTGAAGGCAACCTTCCAGTGACTTCCAGACAGGAATACTGGAGCCTCTTTATCCCCTTGGCAACGAATAGTTCCAAAAGAATGTGTGGAAGGATATCTTTTTGTGATATTGTTTTGGTTGATTATTTGTTCTATTGCATATCTCATATCATTCATATCATTGTTTTTTTGTCACATGCCTCTCCACAGGAGCATGTCCTGGTTGAGTTGAAAATCACTCGTAACCTTCTAAAGAGAGCATTCATGCACAATACCTGCATTTGAACCATAACCTGAATAGAGAATGCGAAGCTACGTCATGCTGCATTGCATGCAGCCACCATCTTGTGAGGCTCGTGCTAACCCTATCCctaggaaaagaaaaagaaagtggGCCCTACTGGGACAAGCTGAATGCCAATGGCAAGCAATTATATTTGGAAACATTTAACACCATTAACAACAATGGTTTAATGCAGCAGGAATCACCTACCATTGTAATATTTTCCCAAATCTAAAAGAATATCAAAACCCAGCCGTAAACACACTAGCAGAAAAGAAGCTCGACCCCTCATAATATGGTGTTGACACTAAACACAGTTTTAAACACAGCGTGACGTCAGCTTGTATCACCTGACATTTTTATTGAAATCCCTTTTTAGATGAGAAATGAATGTACTAAAAATGGTCTTTACTTTGGAAAATTCTTGACGTCAAGACCAACGTAGTTTGATTTATCTCTCAAAGACCCTTAATTTCTTGCTAGTCAGACATCAATTAGCACCACCTAAATGACagcaaatgtaaaatgttgatAATAGTAATAAGCTGTATGGGTTGGACAGATGTCTACATGGAAGTAATGGTTGCACTAACCATTACAGTTTAATTAAGGTTGACTATTGCTTACAGCAATACAATCAGTTTATCTAGTTTCAGTAGCCTATTGCTCTCAGAAAATGCTGTTATCTTTCATACTGTTTAAGTAcatcttgcaaaatgaaaataattaGTGTGAACATCAAACAACTAAAATAGATTCAATTTATTGTGAATTCAATCATGTGAATAGCTAACATGTATTAGAACAAAAAGTTCAACAACAATATATCAATGATCCTAGGCTTACATGTTCACATCAAGCTTTAGCAAACTCAGTTTGTGTTGTCACTTTTTCTTATCTTCTTTGTTCATGAATATAGTGTAGATACTATAGTCCATAAACAAAGCCAGATGTGCCATTGATCATGCTCAAAAGCTGTGGCAGGTCACTTTGAATAAAGTGAGCTTTTAATATACTTCATTTGTCTCATCATGCAATCCTACTACTGAGTGAGAACGTTTTGGGCATGACACTATTCAGAAATCCTAGACTACTGCACGATTTAGTCGTCGTGGAAGTCGGAGGTCCAATTTGTCGACGAGACTAGCCGTGGAGTCGAGGAAATACGCGCTCTATGGAGCCGACTTCCCCCCTTGGTCTCCCGCGAGCAGCGGACAGCTCCTATTGTTGTCTAACCGGATCAGAACGCATCTTCAAAGCTCGGTCAAATAAAGGGCGTAATTGGCCGTCTGTGAGGCTAGTCTCTACAACAACAGATCGTCGATAAAAGAGACATTCAGTAAACCTTTATCTGCATTGTCAGAGTTAAGCGATCATTTTAGTGTCATTGTCCTGTAGCTGCTGGGGATATTTAGTCTCAAAAGGCTCAAATACTTGAAGAGGTTTGCATAGGAGCCCGCGGCCTGGACGGTCCGCGCTGATAATGTCAGACGTTCACGCCATAATACTCAAGCACTTATAAAAACTTAAACACTTAAAAAAAGATAATGTGTCCCAATAACGACGCCTTTTGGTAGACCAAACATCATTGTGGTTTTATGTGTAGACAAATGCGCAAAATCAGgcttgtgtgtctgacagtgtcCAGGCTTTCTTTGCCCTGTTTACATTTTAACTGCCGGACAATCAACTCTAATTGTGTTGCTACTGTAATACCTTTGATCTGCAATGAGCCGACGGTGGCAAAAGCTTGCTGTTGGTCCACTGGCGCCAGTGCTCACCGGGGTATCGAAGACGTGTTAATACTAAACCATTACAACTGTATTGTACGCGCTTTTGTTTTCCATTTGAGAGCCCAGCGTTGAGGAAGGGGATGGCTCTTAGGAAGGAAGAGTGACATGATCATCAAAACTTTATTTTGGGGTTAACTGAGCACATTTGGATGTTTTTCAGTTCAGAGAATTCTAACGTTGTCTTGTctattttatttaaataatttaTCAGTTCAATCAGGCCTGGCAATGTATTGCAACATTGGATTTCTCATTAGGCCTATCTGCATTGGAGTTCGGCAAATATATGGGCTAAACATATTTTGAAATAGAGACTTTGTTTCTGAGAAGTTTATAAAgttagtttgtttgtgtgttcttcATTGTCGCGTAAATATCATGCTTGGACAAATGATCATAGACTTTGCATGGGATGGGCTCAGTAATTAAATCCCAATGTATTTGGTATTCTTTACTGAAGCAGCGGGGCAAACTAGTGCCACTGTATTCGAAACTTGAAAGCGGTCTCCACCTCTGTCTGCTATACTGCTGTTTCCAGTAGTGTTACATTTTCATTCGGGGCAGGCAAATGTATGAGATCAACTGGTTCTCACAGACTTGGTGGCGCCAGgctttcacacactcacaggataTGTAAAGACTTCAATAACGACCCATTAGCCCTAATCATTGGGAATCGATCAGGCGTTAACGCGTCTTTGTTGATGCAAATTTGGGAGAGGGCTGGGCATATAAATGCTGACCCTCTAGAACTTCTCACAGCACTCTGACCCTGAGTGCATAGACTACTGTTTGTTGACCAAGCTTCGGGAATAGTTGTATAGAATTTAGGCACAATCAAGAAACAGTAACAACACGAAGATGGTTAAAATACTTTCCGTCGACTGGATGGCACAGAGCTATCTCAAGAGTGAACCAAACAATGCCTTGCAACCAATGGAAAATATGCCAACCCTGGGTAGACCTCATGTGCCCTGTATGGTCCAGCCACGACAGCCTACCTCTTACAACAAGGTTTACCTACAGCCCAAGCCAAACTCGACAAAAATGGCTTCTACTGAGAAGAGCAATCCAAATTTTAGCCTGGAGTCCTCTGTGCATCAGACAATGTGCTCCTCACCAACTCGTAAGTACAGACTATTGACTTTTCCCACAGTAACATAGCCTACCGTATTTAACTGTAAACAACATGACAAAATTATATGCAGTTAACTAACATACATCTACTTTCTATTGCAGTGACAGAAAACAATGGATACTCATCTGGGTATGAGAGTGAGGCAGCTTCTTCGGAATGTCCTTCTCTTGAGGATGGCAGCGACGGAGAACGGAATGGGGCCCAACGCCGTATGCGAACTAAGTTTACCCCAGAGCAGATTCATAAATTGGAGAAGATATTCAACAAGCATAAATACCTGGATGCTGGGGAGCGCGTCAAAACCGCACTGAAGCTGAATCTCTCTGAAACTCAGGTACGGGCCGCTTTGTGCAACACTAACGTATGATTTTAACTATTTATtacaatggaaacatgtttgCCTTTGGCAGTGTGGAACTAATTGCATTGGAGCATAGCTGGCATAGCACACGTACTGTCACAAGGCAGGTAGCATAATATATAACATGGACAGGTGGACATGAATCATTGTGACAATACGGAATGGATGAGCTGAGGAGTGCAGTGCTAGTGCCATGCCAGAACTACACCAATGCAATCGTCATTCATTCGGTTCAAACCATTCAATTTAAATGTTGGTCGTTGGTGTTGTTGATACTGATTCTCAACGTTTGTACATTTTGTGTTACAGGTGAGAACTTGGTTTCAAAACAGGAGGATGAAGCTGAAACGTGAGGTCCAGGATTTGCGCGCTGATTACCTTACTCCCACACTGTCTCCGATGGTGTTTCCACGCATAAGCCCTTTTCAGAACCATGGCTTCGCTGGACAGCAACTTCCATATTCCGCCACAGCAAATCACACATTATACCACTCCATGGTGCCACAAATGCCAATGCCACATATGTTTTCGCACCAGCCACAGGCAATTATGTCCAATCCGCATTACTTCTAAAACTGCTCGAAAGACAGAACTATCGACCAAAACACTTAAAATGTGTAGAATAAGTGCAATCTTCTTGTATAAATgtgatatgtaaaatatataggcctatatttttGTGCAAATATGTATAGGgacaaatgtttattttatg harbors:
- the LOC136943392 gene encoding homeobox protein vent1-like — translated: MVKILSVDWMAQSYLKSEPNNALQPMENMPTLGRPHVPCMVQPRQPTSYNKVYLQPKPNSTKMASTEKSNPNFSLESSVHQTMCSSPTLTENNGYSSGYESEAASSECPSLEDGSDGERNGAQRRMRTKFTPEQIHKLEKIFNKHKYLDAGERVKTALKLNLSETQVRTWFQNRRMKLKREVQDLRADYLTPTLSPMVFPRISPFQNHGFAGQQLPYSATANHTLYHSMVPQMPMPHMFSHQPQAIMSNPHYF